One Megasphaera vaginalis (ex Bordigoni et al. 2020) DNA window includes the following coding sequences:
- a CDS encoding PadR family transcriptional regulator: MQDAILRKLFLGFIQIHILHHAKKDPVYGSWMITELRQHGYEISAGTLYPILHNLEKAGLVTVAERVVEGKVRKYYSVTPQGDAVLTQAKEKIRELTDEL; this comes from the coding sequence GTGCAAGATGCGATCTTACGAAAACTCTTTTTAGGCTTTATACAAATTCATATTCTTCACCATGCAAAGAAGGATCCTGTTTATGGGTCATGGATGATCACCGAATTGCGGCAGCATGGTTATGAAATAAGTGCCGGCACGTTATACCCCATTCTTCACAATTTGGAAAAGGCCGGTTTGGTGACGGTAGCGGAGCGTGTAGTGGAAGGGAAGGTCCGTAAATATTATTCCGTTACGCCGCAGGGCGACGCCGTATTGACGCAGGCCAAGGAAAAGATCAGGGAGCTGACTGATGAACTGTAA
- a CDS encoding nucleobase:cation symporter-2 family protein — MECDVEKETVVTGDELLYGIESRPPVRMALILALQHILAAFAGIIAVPLVVCSALGMSVEQTSLMVSATIFVSGITTVLQSRGFGPVGSRVSGMMGTDFTFVNPSISVGAQFGVAGIVAATMTGSLVEIVLSRFIRPLMKFFPPLITGTVVSLIGITLLPVSIYWAAGGVGAKDYGSLENLAVSFSIMLLTLLLNHYGKGISSTAAVFIGMVAGYILCIPLGMVDLTPVATAEWLAVPNIFRYGFVFDLASTLAFVPAYLVSTIGTVGIMIAIGESSREKLSSDRVASGVLCDGVGSLLAGLFGAGPNTAFSQNVGLIALTKVASRRVMVLAGAILTILGIFPKLSALIAVMPSAVLGGAGVIMFGLVAAQGIKTLASIHLGDRELLIISVSFALGIGVTVKPEILRNLPGMLQMIFSSGISTGTLTALLLNIVLAAPEKMSEKRLDDAAGTGEAGCQ; from the coding sequence ATGGAATGTGATGTTGAAAAGGAAACGGTCGTAACCGGTGATGAGCTGCTGTATGGCATTGAGTCCAGGCCTCCCGTCAGGATGGCCTTGATCTTGGCCTTGCAACACATTTTGGCAGCTTTTGCCGGAATCATCGCCGTGCCGCTTGTCGTCTGCTCGGCTTTGGGCATGTCTGTTGAGCAGACGTCGCTGATGGTTAGCGCCACTATTTTTGTTTCAGGGATTACGACGGTTCTTCAATCTCGCGGTTTCGGTCCAGTCGGATCCCGTGTGTCCGGCATGATGGGGACTGATTTTACCTTTGTCAATCCGTCTATCAGCGTCGGCGCTCAGTTCGGCGTGGCCGGGATCGTGGCGGCGACGATGACCGGTTCTCTGGTGGAAATCGTACTGAGCCGTTTTATCAGGCCGCTGATGAAATTTTTTCCGCCGCTGATTACCGGTACCGTTGTCAGTTTGATCGGGATTACTCTTTTGCCGGTCAGCATCTATTGGGCTGCCGGCGGCGTGGGCGCCAAGGATTATGGTTCCCTTGAAAATCTTGCCGTATCCTTTTCCATCATGCTGCTGACGCTCTTGTTGAATCATTACGGCAAGGGCATAAGCAGTACGGCGGCCGTGTTTATCGGTATGGTCGCAGGGTATATTCTTTGCATACCCTTGGGGATGGTGGATCTGACACCGGTGGCGACGGCAGAATGGCTGGCTGTTCCCAATATATTTCGCTACGGATTCGTTTTCGATCTGGCCTCTACCTTGGCGTTTGTTCCGGCTTATCTGGTTTCCACAATCGGCACCGTAGGGATCATGATTGCCATCGGAGAATCGTCTCGCGAAAAATTGTCGAGTGACAGGGTGGCTTCCGGGGTTCTTTGTGACGGTGTAGGATCCTTGCTCGCCGGACTTTTCGGCGCCGGACCGAATACGGCTTTTTCACAAAATGTCGGCCTGATCGCACTGACAAAGGTTGCCAGCCGCAGAGTTATGGTGCTGGCAGGCGCGATTCTCACGATATTGGGGATTTTTCCGAAACTCAGCGCCCTGATTGCCGTGATGCCGTCGGCCGTCCTGGGCGGCGCAGGTGTGATTATGTTCGGCCTTGTAGCGGCCCAGGGGATCAAAACGCTGGCGAGTATTCATTTAGGTGATCGGGAGCTCCTGATTATTTCCGTTTCTTTTGCCCTCGGCATCGGAGTAACTGTAAAGCCGGAAATACTTCGGAATCTTCCGGGCATGCTGCAAATGATCTTTTCCTCCGGGATTTCTACGGGGACCTTGACGGCGTTACTCCTTAATATCGTTTTGGCGGCGCCTGAAAAAATGTCGGAGAAGCGTCTGGATGATGCAGCCGGGACAGGAGAAGCAGGTTGTCAATAA
- a CDS encoding arsenate reductase family protein, giving the protein MVFLEYPRCATCRKAKKWLDARQKVYTDRHIVQENPTVEELKEWQQKSGLPLKKFFNTSGQLYKQMNLKEKLAGMNEDEQLELLASNGMLVKRPLVLYGNIVLTGFKEEEWEEKLK; this is encoded by the coding sequence ATGGTGTTTTTGGAATATCCGCGGTGCGCGACTTGCAGAAAAGCGAAAAAGTGGTTGGATGCACGGCAAAAGGTATATACGGACCGGCATATTGTTCAGGAGAACCCGACCGTTGAAGAGTTGAAGGAATGGCAGCAAAAGAGTGGGCTGCCGTTAAAAAAATTTTTCAATACGAGCGGCCAGTTGTATAAACAAATGAACTTAAAAGAAAAACTGGCCGGAATGAATGAAGACGAACAACTCGAGTTACTGGCTTCGAACGGCATGCTCGTGAAGCGGCCCCTGGTTTTGTATGGAAATATTGTTCTTACGGGATTCAAGGAAGAGGAGTGGGAAGAAAAACTGAAATAA
- the hrcA gene encoding heat-inducible transcriptional repressor HrcA, whose product MELNNRKQKILQAIIQDYITSAEPIGSRTIARKYDLGVGAATIRNEMFDLEMMGYLEKPHTSAGRIPSIKGYRFYVDCLLEPAQLSKEEKEFVRSWFIGKMDDVDQIFQSTAKLLSTITHNVSLVMASQQPTSLLEYIRFLPLNNRRVIMLVVTDSGQVESCTYLKPDGVDIDELNVIAEKLTHYLSGTPLAAIDMELLNTFHGNIVDDVELYRMAFQAVHKSLRRHQLYKGGTIELLNKPEFQDVDKAKSIFSMLEERDAVIDLLYDENSTGQSVTVRIGEETRLAPISDCSIIEATFKANDMVLGKVAVLGPTRMEYAKIIGLLDFMKEHVTSILEHYHKER is encoded by the coding sequence ATGGAACTGAATAACAGAAAACAAAAAATATTGCAGGCTATTATTCAGGATTACATCACCTCTGCCGAGCCCATCGGGTCTCGGACGATTGCCAGGAAGTATGATTTGGGTGTCGGCGCCGCGACGATACGGAATGAAATGTTTGACCTGGAGATGATGGGGTACCTGGAAAAGCCGCATACGTCGGCAGGACGGATTCCGTCGATCAAAGGCTATCGTTTTTATGTTGACTGTCTTTTGGAACCGGCGCAGCTTTCCAAAGAGGAGAAAGAGTTTGTCCGTTCATGGTTTATCGGCAAGATGGATGATGTCGATCAGATATTTCAGTCAACGGCCAAATTGTTATCGACAATTACCCATAATGTGTCTCTCGTCATGGCTTCACAGCAGCCGACGTCATTGTTGGAGTACATTCGGTTTTTGCCTCTCAACAACCGGCGCGTGATTATGCTTGTCGTCACCGACTCGGGTCAGGTCGAAAGCTGTACGTACCTGAAGCCTGACGGGGTAGATATTGACGAGTTGAATGTTATCGCCGAAAAGCTGACGCATTATTTGTCGGGGACGCCGCTCGCTGCTATCGATATGGAGTTGTTGAATACGTTTCACGGCAATATCGTTGATGATGTCGAATTGTATCGCATGGCCTTTCAAGCCGTGCATAAGTCGTTGCGCCGTCACCAGCTTTATAAAGGCGGTACGATCGAGCTTTTGAATAAGCCCGAGTTTCAGGATGTGGATAAGGCCAAGTCCATTTTCAGCATGTTGGAAGAGCGGGACGCCGTCATTGATCTGCTGTATGATGAGAATAGTACGGGCCAGTCCGTTACTGTACGGATTGGCGAAGAAACACGACTGGCCCCGATCAGCGATTGCAGCATTATCGAGGCAACATTTAAAGCCAATGATATGGTTCTCGGCAAGGTTGCCGTTTTAGGACCGACGCGGATGGAATACGCAAAAATCATCGGCTTGCTTGATTTTATGAAAGAACATGTAACAAGTATTTTGGAGCATTATCATAAAGAGAGGTAG
- a CDS encoding ABC transporter permease, which produces MAEITPLSIDRFLLIYLLLLIILMIMKKCKIRQSRLLLLGSLQMTVQLVLAGWLLTYIFNNAEPLYTVMYVLVMIGFTIRRVLSKNRELNKKFRLYIALTLSISGISIIVFFITCVIKENFFNPQYVIPLSGMIFGNVMTGLNLGLKTFRESIDAEGEKIEALLNFGGTPDDILRPFVSQALETALFPTLNSMVGMGIVSLPGMMTGQILAGAIPATAILYQIAIMIAIATTVCLSVFGSLYLGYRTIYNKDAQILFLRH; this is translated from the coding sequence ATGGCAGAAATTACACCGCTCAGTATAGATCGATTTCTTCTCATATATCTGCTTTTGCTGATTATATTGATGATAATGAAAAAATGTAAAATACGTCAGAGCCGCCTGCTGCTCCTGGGCAGTCTGCAAATGACGGTCCAACTGGTATTGGCAGGATGGTTGCTGACCTATATTTTCAACAACGCCGAACCGCTGTACACGGTCATGTATGTACTCGTCATGATCGGCTTCACCATCCGCCGCGTCTTGTCAAAAAACCGCGAGCTGAATAAAAAGTTCCGCCTTTACATCGCGCTGACCTTGTCCATTTCCGGCATAAGCATCATCGTCTTTTTCATTACCTGCGTCATTAAGGAAAATTTTTTCAATCCTCAATATGTCATCCCGCTCAGCGGCATGATCTTCGGAAATGTAATGACCGGTTTGAATCTGGGCTTGAAAACATTTCGTGAAAGTATCGACGCCGAAGGGGAAAAGATAGAAGCATTGCTGAATTTCGGCGGTACGCCGGACGATATTTTGCGCCCCTTTGTTTCTCAAGCATTGGAAACTGCACTGTTTCCGACATTGAACTCCATGGTAGGCATGGGAATTGTATCCTTGCCGGGAATGATGACCGGTCAGATTCTGGCCGGCGCCATACCTGCCACGGCCATTCTGTATCAAATTGCAATCATGATTGCAATCGCGACGACAGTCTGCTTATCCGTATTCGGCTCGCTGTACTTGGGCTATCGGACAATCTACAATAAGGACGCGCAAATACTCTTTCTCCGCCATTAG
- a CDS encoding ABC transporter ATP-binding protein gives MMHPIISTEALSFQKMLHYPDMAIEKNAVTFISGPSGCGKSTLLKLFNATLSPLTGCIRYKGTDISLINKITLRRAVLLVKQTPYLFPGTIYQNFLSYHTIQERACPDKESLRDYLSVCCMPAAWKTECRTLSGGERQRVFLSIALSLRPEVLLLDEPSSALDKELSVRVLDNIVRFAKQNRLTLVIISHDTDLQSSFAEHTITLR, from the coding sequence ATGATGCACCCGATTATTAGCACAGAAGCGCTCTCTTTTCAAAAAATGCTGCATTACCCGGACATGGCTATTGAAAAAAACGCCGTCACCTTCATCAGCGGCCCCAGCGGCTGTGGAAAAAGCACGTTGCTGAAGCTGTTTAATGCCACACTTTCCCCGCTGACAGGCTGTATACGATATAAGGGAACCGATATTTCCCTTATCAATAAAATTACTTTGCGAAGAGCCGTTTTGCTAGTCAAACAGACTCCCTACTTATTTCCCGGAACTATTTATCAAAACTTCCTATCTTACCACACTATCCAGGAACGGGCCTGTCCCGACAAAGAAAGCCTGCGCGACTATCTGTCTGTCTGCTGTATGCCGGCAGCATGGAAAACGGAGTGCCGGACACTGTCAGGCGGCGAACGACAGCGAGTCTTTTTGAGCATCGCCCTCAGCCTGCGCCCGGAAGTACTGCTTTTGGATGAACCTTCTTCCGCGTTGGACAAAGAACTGTCAGTCCGTGTTCTCGACAATATTGTCCGGTTTGCCAAACAGAATCGCCTGACGTTAGTGATCATCAGTCACGACACGGATTTACAATCTTCTTTTGCCGAACATACGATTACATTGAGGTGA
- a CDS encoding MmcQ/YjbR family DNA-binding protein → MKRSELESFIMETYDADEGYPWRKYPNYQVFRHWNNQKWFALIMDIPKNKLGLQGEELLDVVNFKCDPILIGSLREAPGFFPAYHMNKSNWITVALDGSVSDDKIKMLLDMSYQATAPKTKKRNVDNVNF, encoded by the coding sequence ATGAAGCGCAGTGAACTGGAATCATTCATAATGGAAACGTATGACGCAGATGAAGGTTATCCGTGGCGCAAGTATCCGAATTATCAAGTGTTTCGCCATTGGAACAATCAGAAATGGTTTGCCCTCATCATGGATATTCCAAAGAACAAGTTGGGATTGCAGGGTGAGGAACTGTTGGATGTAGTCAATTTCAAGTGCGACCCGATTTTGATTGGCTCATTACGGGAGGCCCCCGGTTTCTTTCCGGCGTATCATATGAACAAGAGCAATTGGATTACCGTTGCACTGGACGGCAGCGTTTCGGATGACAAAATCAAAATGCTGCTCGACATGAGTTATCAGGCAACTGCGCCAAAGACGAAAAAAAGAAATGTTGATAACGTCAATTTTTGA
- a CDS encoding MFS transporter, with product MIITALSSFTAIHYADVSFVMGVTQLLYGITQPLWGALALKRSNTLVLCIGTVLFLAGLIFTPFCRSVLTLFLTFGIALGAGSGALCFGILMGTISPIIGKEKASAASGILNASSGIGSAVLSPVLQLLNSQIGVAGSLWVLAIPTLLIFPIIFWIRMMQGNTVVDGADSAAASGAEQSSLRLLRTALREADFRRLMLGFSTCGFHMIIIQTHLVTQFVSYGITAGVVAGIYTFFGVATMAGSVLSGFLCSKFSLKNVLGTEYAVRAVIVALFMFAMLKNLTTAIIFALILGLTGDATVTPTSEIVSRRFGAKTIGFLFGMTFVCHQIGAFISSWLGGVLIEQTGSYTLIWSLDILLCAMAALTSYRIKRHEGE from the coding sequence ATGATTATTACGGCGTTGTCCTCGTTTACGGCAATTCATTATGCCGATGTCAGTTTCGTCATGGGGGTTACGCAGTTGCTTTACGGTATAACGCAGCCGCTTTGGGGAGCTTTGGCCTTAAAGAGATCGAACACCCTCGTTTTGTGTATTGGTACCGTTTTGTTTTTGGCCGGGCTCATATTTACCCCTTTTTGTCGTAGTGTGCTGACCTTGTTTCTGACTTTCGGAATTGCCTTGGGGGCCGGTAGCGGTGCGCTTTGTTTCGGCATTCTCATGGGGACGATCTCGCCGATTATCGGTAAAGAAAAAGCCTCGGCAGCGTCAGGTATATTGAATGCTTCCAGCGGTATCGGCAGTGCGGTTTTATCGCCTGTACTCCAATTGCTGAACAGTCAGATCGGTGTAGCCGGCTCATTGTGGGTATTAGCGATTCCGACCCTTTTGATTTTCCCCATTATTTTCTGGATTCGTATGATGCAGGGGAACACTGTTGTCGATGGAGCGGATTCGGCAGCGGCGTCAGGCGCTGAGCAGTCGTCGCTGCGTCTCTTGCGCACGGCCTTGCGCGAAGCCGATTTTCGGCGCTTAATGCTTGGGTTCAGTACGTGCGGTTTTCATATGATCATCATTCAGACACATCTTGTAACGCAATTCGTTTCATACGGTATAACGGCAGGCGTCGTCGCCGGTATTTATACGTTTTTCGGCGTGGCTACGATGGCGGGATCGGTATTATCCGGCTTCTTATGCAGCAAATTTTCACTGAAGAACGTCTTGGGAACGGAGTACGCAGTTCGCGCCGTGATCGTTGCCCTGTTTATGTTCGCTATGCTGAAAAATCTTACGACAGCCATCATCTTTGCATTGATACTGGGGCTTACCGGCGATGCGACGGTTACGCCGACGTCGGAAATCGTGTCGCGACGGTTTGGGGCAAAGACGATCGGGTTTCTCTTCGGCATGACGTTCGTCTGTCATCAGATCGGCGCTTTCATCAGCTCTTGGCTGGGCGGCGTTCTAATTGAACAGACAGGGAGTTATACGCTGATTTGGAGTTTGGATATTTTGTTATGTGCAATGGCGGCTTTGACGAGTTATCGAATTAAACGGCATGAAGGAGAATGA
- a CDS encoding desulfoferrodoxin family protein, whose protein sequence is MDELKFYVCKKCGNIVVTVQGDSRTLSCCGDPMVELVAGSTDAAQEKHVPDVKVEGGRVNVTVGSVEHPMTDEHYIQWIALSSGHRMEIHKLFPGQAPETTFEGAESGIVYAYCNLHGLWSKKFGKEEFKADISGCSPEFGGCKI, encoded by the coding sequence ATGGACGAATTAAAATTCTATGTATGTAAAAAATGTGGAAATATCGTAGTAACCGTACAAGGCGACAGCAGAACGCTTTCCTGTTGCGGTGATCCGATGGTGGAATTGGTTGCCGGTTCGACTGATGCGGCACAGGAAAAACACGTTCCTGACGTAAAAGTGGAAGGCGGCAGAGTGAATGTTACTGTCGGTTCCGTAGAACATCCGATGACTGACGAACATTACATCCAATGGATTGCTTTATCTAGCGGACACAGAATGGAAATTCACAAATTGTTCCCCGGTCAGGCTCCGGAAACGACATTTGAAGGTGCTGAATCCGGTATCGTTTATGCCTATTGCAATTTGCACGGCCTGTGGAGCAAAAAATTCGGCAAAGAAGAATTCAAAGCCGATATCAGCGGCTGTTCTCCGGAATTTGGCGGCTGTAAGATTTAA
- a CDS encoding zinc ribbon domain-containing protein → MFSEKLARFGHVVVIFFLIYGNLSACNGLLKRKAWPWERYIRTIYCPNCGRLHVHQAYFCQYCGGKVSIENAKREKDLLFKKRDDQERPDYDLETTSCFGCGATIVFEKSESLSRCEFCGRNLLRKRYAMDSELPQYVIPFGLTRDEAAERLSQWCDQNSGKPEAKHLKTKISALRGYYLPYKMVQGPVHCTVNKRSGATAFKASGYLKGEFIKLSQAIE, encoded by the coding sequence GTGTTTTCTGAAAAACTGGCACGGTTTGGACATGTAGTAGTTATTTTTTTCCTGATTTATGGAAATCTATCGGCATGCAATGGTTTATTGAAAAGGAAGGCATGGCCTTGGGAAAGATACATACGTACTATTTATTGCCCCAACTGCGGGCGCCTGCATGTTCATCAGGCGTACTTCTGCCAGTACTGCGGAGGCAAGGTAAGTATTGAGAATGCCAAACGTGAAAAGGATCTGCTTTTCAAGAAACGGGACGATCAGGAAAGGCCGGACTATGATCTTGAAACCACCTCATGTTTTGGTTGCGGCGCTACGATCGTTTTTGAGAAAAGTGAGTCCTTATCCCGTTGCGAATTCTGCGGGAGAAATCTGCTCAGAAAACGCTACGCGATGGACTCCGAGCTTCCGCAGTATGTCATTCCTTTTGGCTTGACGCGTGATGAGGCGGCAGAAAGGCTTTCCCAGTGGTGTGATCAGAACAGCGGTAAGCCCGAAGCAAAGCATTTGAAAACTAAAATATCGGCATTAAGAGGATATTATCTTCCCTATAAAATGGTTCAGGGACCGGTGCATTGTACGGTGAATAAGCGCAGTGGTGCCACCGCATTTAAAGCGTCCGGCTACTTGAAAGGAGAATTTATCAAATTGTCCCAGGCAATTGAATAA
- the grpE gene encoding nucleotide exchange factor GrpE, whose amino-acid sequence MNEEETKVNQETSETEAVKEDVVNTADEATAAETEVAEAEAEQGRDDSALQEAQDRYLRLQADFANFKKRSANERLQLTELVKSEVLLSILPVLDNFERALQTPQDELTEEMKSFVAGYDMIYKQLVEVLAKEGVTKMEALGKPFDPLYHQAVMRIAHEEYADDTVAEVLQNGYLIGEKTLRPAMVKVVFNG is encoded by the coding sequence ATGAATGAAGAAGAAACGAAAGTGAACCAGGAAACGAGCGAGACGGAAGCAGTGAAGGAGGATGTGGTCAATACGGCTGATGAAGCGACGGCAGCGGAAACGGAAGTTGCCGAAGCGGAGGCCGAACAAGGTCGGGACGACAGCGCTTTGCAGGAAGCGCAGGATCGGTATCTTCGCCTTCAGGCGGATTTTGCCAACTTTAAAAAGCGTTCTGCCAATGAGCGATTGCAGCTGACGGAACTGGTCAAAAGTGAAGTGTTGCTGTCAATCCTGCCGGTTCTCGATAATTTCGAGCGGGCCTTGCAGACGCCGCAAGATGAACTGACTGAGGAGATGAAGTCATTCGTCGCAGGTTATGATATGATTTACAAACAGTTGGTTGAAGTACTTGCTAAGGAAGGCGTCACAAAGATGGAAGCCCTCGGCAAGCCTTTTGATCCGTTGTATCATCAGGCCGTCATGCGTATAGCCCATGAAGAGTATGCCGATGATACGGTGGCGGAAGTATTGCAGAACGGATACCTGATCGGCGAAAAGACGTTGCGTCCGGCAATGGTAAAAGTAGTGTTTAACGGTTAA